The genomic segment ATCAGCAACCGGTCCGCGGCAGTGCCGGCATCGGCCACGGTCGACTCCAGGGCTTCTTTTCTCCGGCCCGCGAGGACCACACTGTAGCCTGCGTCCAAAAGCGCTAGGGAACAGGCCTTGCCGATACCGGAACCCGCGCCGGTGACGACGGCGACTTTGGTGGATTCACTCATGCTGTGCTCCTATCTCGATTGTAGATACTTTGTATTTACGCCATGCGATCACGCCATTCGATTACAGTCCTACGGAGGTCGATTCGTCTCCTGTCGATACGACACTGCAACTAACCATTCCGGGACGGTATCTGCAATCCTTTTTCACGAATAAGGATCCGCGGCGTCGCGCAACGCGTCTCCCAGGAAGTTGAAGGCGATGACGACGACCAGTACCGGCGCGGCGGGGAAGAGCAGCCAGGGGTGGTTCAGCAGCACCGTCACGCGCTGCGCCTCTTCGAGCAGCACGCCCCAGCTGGTCATGGGCGGCCGGATGCCGAGGCCCAGGAAGCTCAGGGCCGTTTCGCCCAGGATCATCCCCGGGATGGCCAGCGTGGCCACCACGATGATATGGCTGTAGCATCCAGGCATCAGGTGGCGGGAGATGATGTACCAGTGTCCCGCGCCCGCCGACCGCGCCGCCGTGGTGTAGTCCTGTTCCCGGAACACGAGGACCTTGCCCCGGACTTCGCGGGCCAGGCCGCCCCAGCTGATGATGGACAGAATGATCGTGATGCCCAGGTAGGTCTCGATGCTCGTCCATCCGGCCGGGAGCGCCGCTCCCAGGGCCATCCAGAGGGGGATCGGCGGAAAGGAGGCCAGGATCTCGACGACGCGCTGTAGGGCGTGGTCGATCCAGCCGCCGAAGTAGCCGGACAGCGTGCCGAGGACGGAACCGAGGATCAGGCTGAGGAACACGCCGATGATCCCCACGGTAAGCGATACGCGGGCGCCGTGGATCATGCGGGAGAGCAGGTCGCGGCCCATGCGGTCCGTGCCGAGGAGGTACATGGGGCCCTCGGAATGGATCAGCCTGAAGTCTCCGCCGCCGTCCCGTGACAGGAACCGGACCGGGTACCGCAGGGACGGGTCCGTCGCGTACTCCAGTTCCAGCGTCACGGGGTTCTGGGTGGAAGTCAGGCCGTTTACGTAGAATCCGCCGGACCAGTCGAAATGCAGATCCTGGGGCGGCAGGTACCGGACCTGGATCCGGATTTCGTTGTGGTCGTAGGGGGAAAAATGGCCGGCGAACAGGGCCGCGAAGTAGAACAGCGCCAGGACCGCCGCCGCCGCGATGCCCATCCGGTTCTTCCGGAACCTGCGCCAGATCAACGTCCGGTAGCTGAGATAACCCGAATCCTGGTTAGTCATACCGTATCCTCGGATCCGCCCAGGCCAGCGCGATGTCGGCCAGGATGTTGCCGATGATCAGGAGCAGGCTGAACATCATCAGCAGGGTGCCGGCAAGGTAGATATCCTCGGCGACCAGGGCCCGCAGCAGCAGCGGTCCCACGGTCGGCAGGCCCAGGACGATCGCCACGATGGTGGCCCCGGAGAGGATGTTCGGCAGGCTCATGCCCAGGATCGTGATCAGTGGATTGATGGCGATGCGCGCCGCGTGCTTGATGACGACGACGGATTCCTTGAGGCCCTTAGCCCGGGCCGTCTGGACAAATGGCTGGCCGAGGACGTCCAGCAGGTTGCCGCGCATGATGCGCATCAGGCCGGCCGTGCCGTTGATGCCCACCACGATGACCGGGATCCAGAGGTGCTTCAGGAAGTCCACGAGCTTGTCCCAGGTCCAGGGCGCGCCTTCATACTCACTCGAGAAGAGTCCGAACAGGGGAATCCTGTAGATCTCGAACACGAAGACCAGTAGGGCGAGGGCCAGCAGGAATCCCGGCATGGACATGCCGATGAAGCTGATGAAGGACAGCACGTTATCGGACAGGCGGTACTGGTGGGTGGCCGAGTAGATGCCGATGGGGATGGCCACGGCGTAGGTGAACAGCAGGGCGCCCAGGGCGATGAGCACGGTGAATGCGAGCCGGTCCCAGATCAGCTGGTTGACTTCCTGCTCGTATTCGAAGGATTCGCCGAAATCCCCCACGACGAACCCCGAGATCCAGCCCACGTACTGCCGCCACATGGGCCGGTCCAGGCCGTAACGCTCGCGCAACTCGTCGATGCGCGCGATCGAACTGCTGTCTCCGTACATCTCCTCCAGTTCCTGGATCTTGCGGTCCAGGAAGTCGCCCTCCGGCAGCTGGATGATGACGAAGCCGATCATCGAGATGGCCAGGAGGGTCGGGATGGCCAGGAGACAGCGCTTGATAACGTAGTTGATCATTCGATATAGAACTGCTCGGGAAAACTCGTCGCCGGACCGGCGATCGCCCAGGGGCCGAGAATGCCGCTGTCGGGTACGTTATGGAAGTTGTTCTTCACGATGACGGGCTTGGGTGTGCGGGCCACGGTGCCCAGATGGAAGGGCCCGTGCTCGATATGGATCCGCACGGCGTCCTGCACCAGGCGGTGCCGGGTTTCCTCGTCCCGCTCGTGCTTGATCCGGTCGTAGATGTCGAGCAGCTCGACCATGATACCCGTCGGCGCTTCGCCCCTTTCCCCGCCTGATTCGTACCACTTGCCCACCTGGGGATGCCAGTACTTCCCCATCGTCGGGAATACCCAGTCGGGATAAGTGAAAAGGTCCATCTCCGCCTCGCCGTGGAGATGGACGGTGAACTCGCCGAGGTCGCGGCGCAGCTTGAGTTCGGCTCCGGGCGGCGTGTATACGATGACCTCCAGCCCCAGTGCCCGCCAGCCCTCGGCCACGATCAGGGCGACGTCGTTTTCGTGGGCGATGTGGGCCGCGGCCGGCGCGTCCAGCACGAGGCTGAGCCGCCGGCCGTCGGGACGGAGCCGGTATCCCTCGGCGTCGCGGCGGGTGAGTCCCATCTCGTCCAGCAGCTGGTTCGCCTTCGGAATGTCGTAGTCCGCGTCGGTGGCCTTCCACAGGTCGAACAGTCGCGCACCCTCCGGATCCAGGAAATGCCAGCCTTCCTCGCTCACGGTGGCGGCCTGGGGTTGTGCGAGGCCCTTGAAGGCGACGGCGTTGCATTTCTCGCGGTCGATGGCCGCCGCGAGCGCCTTGCGGAAACGCTGGTCGCGGATCAGGCCGCGGAGGACCGGGTCGTTGTCCGACCAGTTCAGGTTGATCGCCGGATCCGCTCCGGAAGCGCTCTCCCATAACTTGACGCGGTATTCCCCTTTATCTCGTCCTTCCATGAAAAGGGAAAAGTCCCGGAGTTCCATATCGCGGAACTGGCAGTCCACCTCGCCGGCCAGCACCCGCAGGACCCGGATCTGGGCTTCGGGGACCAGGGTCGTGACCACCTGGTCGATGTAGGGGAGCTGCCGGCCGTCGTCGTCCACGACGTAGTAGTACGGGTTCCGCTCCAGGATCACCCGGAAGCCGCCCTTTTCGATGCGGGAGATGGTCCACGGCCAGAGGGAAGGCTGGTCCGGGTTGCGCTGGGGCAGCCTGCGCTTCTCGTAGAGGACGAAATCGTCCACCTCGTCGTTGTGGTCCGGGTGGAACTGCTTCATGTAATGTTCCGGCACGTTGTACTCTTCGCTCCACCAGAACCCGGTCGCCAGCCACAGAGGCACCAGCCAGTTGGGTCCCGCGAACTTCATGACGATGGTGTAGTCGTCCGGCGTTTCGACCACCATGGGCTTTCCGTCCACGAGGCACCACACGGGCGGCGGGTACCGGTGGCGGTCGTCGAGGCACAGGTCGTACCACGCGCGGAAGGACGCCGAGGTATAAGGATGGCCGTCGGACCACCGGACACCCTCGCGCAGCTTGAGCGTCAGTTCGGTGCCGTCCTCGTTGAACGCCCACGATTCCGCCAGACCCGGCTCGAGGCCCGTGGTCAGCCGGTTCCACCGGATCAGCGGGGCATATCCGGCGATCATCTTCCAGGAGCCGAGATCGGTGTTGTTGTGGAACTTGCGCCAGGTCCCGCCGTAGACCCCCGGGCCGTCGTACCCCTCATAATCGTTTCTGGCCACGAGCGGGTTGGCCGGGATCCGTTCGTGGAGGGGCGGCAGGGTGCCCGCCGCCACCCGGGCGGCCAGTTCGGGTGCTTCCAGCGACGACCGGGCCTCTGGGGCGGCAACCGCCGGGTCCGGTGTGGTCCCGGCAACCGTCGGGTCCGGTGCGGTCCCTGTAACAGTCGGGTCCGGTGCAGATCCGCCGCCGGTACAGGCCGGCAGCCCGGCGAGGGCCGTCAGCAGCAGGCAGATCAGCAGGTTCATCTCAACTTTTCTCATCCTGGACTCCGAGTTTTTTTTCCACCCTGTTTTTTATCAATCCGCCCGGTCAAATGCCCTGGAGGGACAGCGTGTCACTGTAGTGGCACGCCGCCTTGACGCCTCCGGGATAGGTCTTGAGTTCCGGTTCCACTTCCCGGCACAGGTCCGTGGCATGCCGGCACCTCGGATGAAAGTGACATCCTTTCGGCGGCGACGCGGGATCGGGCACGTCGCCGGTCAGGGCGATGCGCGTCCGTTTCTTCTGTACCACGGGATCGGCCACGGGAACGGCGGAGATCAGCGCCTCCGTGTAGGGGTGCAACGGATGGTGGTAGACCTGTTCTGCCGTACCCGTTTCCACGATCCGGCCGAGGTACATGATCGCCACACGGTCGCTGATGTGCTGCAGCACGCTCAGGTCGTGGGTAATGAAGATGTATGACAAACCCATGCGGTCCTTGAGCGAGGCCAGCAGGTTCAGGATCTGGGACTGCACGGATACGTCCAGGGCCGATACGGGCTCGTCCGCGATGATCAGCTCGGGCTGGAGGGACAGGGCCCGGGCGATGCCGATGCGCTGGCGCTGCCCCCCGCTGAAGGCGTGGGGATAGCGGCGCATGTCTCCGGCGTTCAGCCCCACGTCGGCCAGCAGGCCGGCCACGCGGTCCTCCAGATCGGTCCCGCGGGCCAGCCCGTTCACCCGGAGCGGTTCGCCCACGATGTCGCTCACCGTCATCCGGGGGTTGAGGGACGAGTTCGGATCCTGGAACACCATCTGCATTCGGTGCAGGTAAGGACGCATTTCGCGCCGGTCCAGGGGACTGAGGTTCACCCGTTCCGCGCCGAAGAAGATATCGCCGTCAGTCGGCGGGATCGTCTTCAGCACGCACCGTCCCAGCGTGGTCTTGCCGCAGCCGCTCTCGCCCGCCAGGCCGAGGGTCTCGCCGGCGCCGCACTGGAAATCGACGCCGTCCACCGCCCGGACGTCGCCCCGCCTGCGCCGCCAGAGTCCTTTTCGGATCGGGAAATGCTTCTTCAGGTTCCGGACGTCGAGTATGGTTCCCATATCAGGCTTCCCGCATCAGGAATCCAGCGCGACCCGGTCCGCGTGCCAGCAGCGAACGCTGTGTCCCGGTTCGGTTTCTTCCACGGGGGGCATCGAGGTGCACTGCTCCGTGGCGTAACGGCATCGGGGCGCGAAAGCGCAACCCTCAGGCAGGTTGAGCGGAGACGGTACCGTGCCCGGGATCGTGGACAGCTTCGTCGACTTCTCCCTGTTGATCCGAGGCGCCGATTCGAGCAATCCCCGGGTGTAGGGGTGGGCGGGCTGGTAGAAAATCCGCTCCGGCGATCCGGTTTCGACGACCTGCCCCGCGTACATGATCATGATTTCGTCGGCCATGTCGGCAATGACGCCCAGGTCGTGGGTGATCATCACGATGGCCATGTTCAGGTTGTCTTTCAGTTCCTTGAGCAGATCGAGGATCTGCGCCTGGATGGTCACGTCCAGCGCCGTGGTGGGCTCGTCGG from the Gemmatimonadota bacterium genome contains:
- a CDS encoding ABC transporter permease; protein product: MTNQDSGYLSYRTLIWRRFRKNRMGIAAAAVLALFYFAALFAGHFSPYDHNEIRIQVRYLPPQDLHFDWSGGFYVNGLTSTQNPVTLELEYATDPSLRYPVRFLSRDGGGDFRLIHSEGPMYLLGTDRMGRDLLSRMIHGARVSLTVGIIGVFLSLILGSVLGTLSGYFGGWIDHALQRVVEILASFPPIPLWMALGAALPAGWTSIETYLGITIILSIISWGGLAREVRGKVLVFREQDYTTAARSAGAGHWYIISRHLMPGCYSHIIVVATLAIPGMILGETALSFLGLGIRPPMTSWGVLLEEAQRVTVLLNHPWLLFPAAPVLVVVIAFNFLGDALRDAADPYS
- a CDS encoding ABC transporter permease, producing the protein MINYVIKRCLLAIPTLLAISMIGFVIIQLPEGDFLDRKIQELEEMYGDSSSIARIDELRERYGLDRPMWRQYVGWISGFVVGDFGESFEYEQEVNQLIWDRLAFTVLIALGALLFTYAVAIPIGIYSATHQYRLSDNVLSFISFIGMSMPGFLLALALLVFVFEIYRIPLFGLFSSEYEGAPWTWDKLVDFLKHLWIPVIVVGINGTAGLMRIMRGNLLDVLGQPFVQTARAKGLKESVVVIKHAARIAINPLITILGMSLPNILSGATIVAIVLGLPTVGPLLLRALVAEDIYLAGTLLMMFSLLLIIGNILADIALAWADPRIRYD
- a CDS encoding ABC transporter substrate-binding protein, which produces MRKVEMNLLICLLLTALAGLPACTGGGSAPDPTVTGTAPDPTVAGTTPDPAVAAPEARSSLEAPELAARVAAGTLPPLHERIPANPLVARNDYEGYDGPGVYGGTWRKFHNNTDLGSWKMIAGYAPLIRWNRLTTGLEPGLAESWAFNEDGTELTLKLREGVRWSDGHPYTSASFRAWYDLCLDDRHRYPPPVWCLVDGKPMVVETPDDYTIVMKFAGPNWLVPLWLATGFWWSEEYNVPEHYMKQFHPDHNDEVDDFVLYEKRRLPQRNPDQPSLWPWTISRIEKGGFRVILERNPYYYVVDDDGRQLPYIDQVVTTLVPEAQIRVLRVLAGEVDCQFRDMELRDFSLFMEGRDKGEYRVKLWESASGADPAINLNWSDNDPVLRGLIRDQRFRKALAAAIDREKCNAVAFKGLAQPQAATVSEEGWHFLDPEGARLFDLWKATDADYDIPKANQLLDEMGLTRRDAEGYRLRPDGRRLSLVLDAPAAAHIAHENDVALIVAEGWRALGLEVIVYTPPGAELKLRRDLGEFTVHLHGEAEMDLFTYPDWVFPTMGKYWHPQVGKWYESGGERGEAPTGIMVELLDIYDRIKHERDEETRHRLVQDAVRIHIEHGPFHLGTVARTPKPVIVKNNFHNVPDSGILGPWAIAGPATSFPEQFYIE
- a CDS encoding ATP-binding cassette domain-containing protein, yielding MGTILDVRNLKKHFPIRKGLWRRRRGDVRAVDGVDFQCGAGETLGLAGESGCGKTTLGRCVLKTIPPTDGDIFFGAERVNLSPLDRREMRPYLHRMQMVFQDPNSSLNPRMTVSDIVGEPLRVNGLARGTDLEDRVAGLLADVGLNAGDMRRYPHAFSGGQRQRIGIARALSLQPELIIADEPVSALDVSVQSQILNLLASLKDRMGLSYIFITHDLSVLQHISDRVAIMYLGRIVETGTAEQVYHHPLHPYTEALISAVPVADPVVQKKRTRIALTGDVPDPASPPKGCHFHPRCRHATDLCREVEPELKTYPGGVKAACHYSDTLSLQGI